One genomic region from Phragmites australis chromosome 1, lpPhrAust1.1, whole genome shotgun sequence encodes:
- the LOC133888839 gene encoding transcription factor IBH1-like, with the protein MDHHVQALEEDGGMQQLVRERGRRIKAAAELGLARSSRGREWGRALGRHVLVPRKDLSKALPATLEKAKSLEQRGDEEEEEEEVVDEKVALLRHLVPGGEEMPVEGLLEETADYIAALKAQVGVMRALACLLSGSGLDVPLEKAAVLATPEKSQ; encoded by the coding sequence ATGGACCACCACGTCCAAGCCTTAGAGGAGGATGGAGGGATGCAGCAGCTGGTGCGCGAGCGCGGCCGGCGCATCAAGGCGGCCGCGGAGCTCGGCCTGGCGCGCTCGTCGCGCGGCCGGGAGTGGGGCCGCGCGCTGGGCCGGCACGTCCTCGTGCCCCGGAAGGATCTCTCCAAGGCGTTGCCCGCCACGCTGGAGAAGGCGAAGTCGTTGGAGCAGCGAGGcgacgaggaagaggaagaggaggaggtagTGGACGAGAAGGTGGCACTGCTGCGCCACCTGGTGCCAGGCGGCGAGGAGATGCCGGTGGAGGGGCTGCTGGAGGAGACGGCCGACTACATCGCCGCGCTCAAGGCGCAGGTCGGCGTCATGCGCGCGCTCGCTTGCCTGCTGTCCGGCTCCGGCCTCGACGTGCCGCTGGAGAAGGCGGCTGTTCTCGCCACGCCGGAGAAGTCTCAGTGA